From Electrophorus electricus isolate fEleEle1 chromosome 8, fEleEle1.pri, whole genome shotgun sequence, the proteins below share one genomic window:
- the snx3 gene encoding sorting nexin-3, giving the protein MSDAVADTRRLHTKPQNLSDAYGPPSNFLEIDVGNPETVGVGRGRFTTYEIRLKTNLPIFKLKESCVRRRYSDFEWLRGELERESKVVVPPLPGKALFRQLPFRGDDGIFDDSFIEERRQGLEQFLNKVAGHPLAQNERCLHMFLQDETMDKNYTPSKVRQA; this is encoded by the exons ATGTCTGATGCCGTAGCGGATACAAGGAGGCTTCACACCAAACCGCAGAACCTCAGCGACGCGTACGGACCGCCGAGCAACTTCCTAGAGATTGATGTCGGTAATCCCGAAACGGTCGGCGTCGGCCGAGGGAGGTTCACCACCTATGAGATCAGACTGAAG ACAAACCTTCCTATCTTCAAGCTGAAGGAGTCATGTGTACGGAGGAGGTACAGCGACTTCGAGTGGTTGAGAGGAGAgctggaaagagagagcaaa gtggtTGTACCCCCTCTGCCTGGAAAAGCTCTGTTCAGGCAGCTCCCATTCCGTGGGGACGACGGCATCTTCGACGATTCATTCATCGAGGAGCGGCGGCAGGGCCTTGAGCAGTTTCTCAACAA AGTGGCGGGTCATCCATTGGCCCAGAACGAGCGCTGCCTGCACATGTTCCTGCAGGATGAAACAATGGATAAAAACTACACGCCTTCCAAAGTCCGACAAGCCTGA